The proteins below come from a single Streptomyces spongiicola genomic window:
- a CDS encoding trypsin-like serine peptidase, whose product MRRHRTAAAILLAVGALLTGGLTATTAAHAAAPDPSPAPAPAPGPAAHQATAAEQLKARTFWTAERMRAAAPLDLRLGVDALKTLKAPEPGAVTTTVAPTAFPQAGGPWNGGGEVVKTSGRLFFTFQGRNSSCSANAVTSQNGSTVMTAGHCVKYQGSWHTNVVFVPAYDNGQAPYGQWTATKTLTTPQWEATEDINQDIGAAVLAPLNGQKLTAVTGAQGIQFNGGYNKQMYAFGFPAVSPYDGSKLIYCSGNSSKDWLFTQDHSLGCNMTGGSSGGPWFTGFDETAGTGLQVSVNSFGYVFLPNRMFGPYFGNEAKALYDRAQAS is encoded by the coding sequence GTGAGACGCCATCGCACAGCCGCAGCGATCCTGTTAGCAGTCGGTGCTCTGCTCACGGGCGGCCTGACGGCCACGACCGCCGCCCACGCCGCCGCACCGGACCCGTCCCCCGCACCCGCACCCGCCCCCGGACCCGCGGCCCACCAGGCCACGGCCGCCGAGCAGTTGAAGGCCCGCACCTTCTGGACCGCCGAGCGGATGCGCGCCGCGGCCCCGCTCGACCTCCGCCTCGGCGTGGACGCGCTGAAGACCCTCAAGGCCCCCGAGCCGGGGGCCGTGACCACGACCGTCGCCCCGACCGCCTTCCCCCAGGCGGGCGGCCCCTGGAACGGCGGAGGCGAGGTCGTGAAGACCTCCGGCCGTCTCTTCTTCACCTTCCAGGGCCGCAACTCGTCATGTTCGGCGAACGCCGTGACCAGCCAGAACGGCAGCACCGTCATGACGGCCGGGCACTGCGTCAAGTACCAGGGCAGCTGGCACACCAACGTCGTCTTCGTGCCCGCGTACGACAACGGCCAGGCCCCGTACGGCCAGTGGACCGCCACCAAGACGCTGACCACCCCGCAGTGGGAGGCCACCGAGGACATCAACCAGGACATCGGCGCGGCCGTGCTCGCCCCGCTGAACGGCCAGAAGCTGACCGCCGTCACCGGGGCCCAGGGCATCCAGTTCAACGGCGGCTACAACAAGCAGATGTACGCCTTCGGCTTCCCGGCCGTGTCCCCGTACGACGGCTCGAAGCTGATCTACTGCAGCGGGAACAGCTCCAAGGACTGGCTGTTCACCCAGGACCACAGCCTCGGCTGCAACATGACCGGCGGCTCCAGCGGCGGCCCCTGGTTCACCGGCTTCGACGAGACGGCGGGCACCGGCCTACAGGTCTCGGTGAACAGCTTCGGCTACGTCTTCCTGCCGAACCGGATGTTCGGCCCGTACTTCGGCAATGAGGCGAAGGCGCTGTACGACAGGGCCCAGGCCTCCTGA
- a CDS encoding aldo/keto reductase: MYGCMGLGGTWDTEPYGPGDIAAAEAAVEAALDIGITRFDHADIYRHGKAEAVFGEVLARAPGLRERIVVQTKCGIRLADGDRPGIYDLRGRTVVRRVEESLARLRTDVIDVLLLHRPDPLADPDDLAEALTALHRQGLVRRFGVSNMAAAQIAPLQARLDVPLVANQLEMSLQRRDWLEAGVVVNTPAAASNGFPFGTLEYCRDNGIELQAWGALAQGRFTGRQETPEEQAAARLVASLAERKGVTPETVLLWWLRRHPARISPVIGTASPERIRACGQAARREPDLDHEEWYALWLAARGVPLP; the protein is encoded by the coding sequence CTGTACGGCTGCATGGGGCTCGGCGGGACATGGGACACCGAGCCGTACGGCCCCGGCGACATAGCCGCCGCCGAGGCGGCGGTCGAGGCGGCGCTGGACATCGGCATCACCAGGTTCGACCACGCCGACATCTACCGGCACGGCAAGGCGGAGGCCGTCTTCGGCGAGGTCCTGGCCCGTGCCCCGGGGCTGCGGGAGCGGATCGTCGTCCAGACCAAGTGCGGTATCCGGCTCGCGGACGGGGACCGCCCGGGGATCTACGACCTGCGCGGGCGGACCGTCGTGCGGCGGGTCGAGGAGAGCCTGGCGCGGCTGCGCACGGATGTGATCGACGTGCTGCTGCTGCACCGGCCGGACCCGCTGGCCGACCCCGACGACCTCGCCGAGGCGCTGACCGCGCTCCACCGGCAGGGTCTGGTGCGGCGGTTCGGGGTGTCCAACATGGCGGCGGCGCAGATCGCTCCCCTGCAGGCCCGGCTGGACGTGCCGCTCGTCGCGAACCAGCTGGAGATGAGCCTGCAACGGCGCGACTGGCTGGAGGCCGGGGTGGTCGTGAACACCCCCGCGGCCGCCTCGAACGGCTTCCCCTTCGGCACCCTCGAGTACTGCCGGGACAACGGCATCGAGCTCCAGGCCTGGGGCGCACTGGCGCAGGGCCGTTTCACCGGGCGGCAGGAGACGCCGGAGGAGCAGGCCGCGGCCCGGCTCGTCGCGTCCCTCGCCGAGCGGAAGGGCGTGACGCCGGAGACGGTGCTGCTGTGGTGGTTGCGGCGCCACCCCGCGCGGATCTCCCCGGTGATCGGCACCGCCAGCCCAGAGCGCATCCGCGCCTGCGGGCAGGCCGCACGACGGGAGCCGGACCTCGACCACGAGGAGTGGTACGCGCTCTGGCTGGCGGCCCGCGGCGTGCCGCTTCCCTGA